The following are encoded in a window of Microcaecilia unicolor chromosome 14, aMicUni1.1, whole genome shotgun sequence genomic DNA:
- the LOC115458357 gene encoding olfactory receptor 1019-like, producing the protein MAYDRFAAICKPLHYPLLMNKKNCVLLAASSWITSIVDTIGVVDLISHYSFCGSNEINHFYCDPNALLKLSCSDIQNFEILMLSEGVFMGVAPFLLTLLSYIFIIVAILKIRSSEGRNKAFSTCSSHLTIVLIFYGTVTVVYMSPSSMFTPEQDKMFALLYTVLIPMLNPLIYSMRNKEVKNALRNLIFRK; encoded by the coding sequence ATGGCCTATGATCGTTTTGCAGCAATATGTAAACCTCTACATTACCCACTCCTCATGAACAAAAAGAATTGTGTTTTACTTGCAGCTTCTTCCTGGATAACCAGTATTGTTGATACGATTGGTGTAGTAGATCTTATATCCCATTACTCTTTCTGTGGCTCCAATGAGATTAACCATTTCTACTGTGACCCCAATGCACTGCTAAAACTCTCCTGCAGTGATATTCAGAACTTTGAAATACTAATGCTTTCTGAAGGGGTTTTTATGGGCGTTGCTCCGTTTCTATTAACCCTGTTATCCTACATATTTATCATTGTAGCCATCCTGAAAATCCGTTCTTCTGAAGGGAGAAACAAAGCCTTCTCTACCTgctcctcccacttaaccattgtTCTTATTTTCTATGGCACTGTAACAGTTGTCTACATGAGCCCAAGCTCAATGTTTACACCAGAGCAAGATAAAATGTTTGCCCTTCTGTACACGGTACTGATTCCCATGCTAAACCCCTTAATTTATAGCATGAGAAATAAAGAAGTAAAAAATGCCCTCAGAAATCTCATCTTTAGAAAATGA
- the LOC115457947 gene encoding olfactory receptor 472-like: protein MAYDRFAAICKPLHYPLLMNKRNCVLLAASSWITTIVDTIAVVNVISHYSFCGSNEINHFFCDPNALLKLSCSDIKNFEIIVLTEGVFMGVAPFLLTLLSYIFIIVAILKIRSSEGRNKAFSTCSSHLTIVLIFYGTVTVVYMSPSSMFTPEQDKIFALLYTVFIPMLNPLIYSMRNKEVKNALRNLIFRK, encoded by the coding sequence ATGGCTTATGATCGTTTTGCAGCAATATGTAAACCTCTACATTACCCTCTCCTCATGAACAAAAGGAATTGCGTTTTACTTGCAGCTTCTTCCTGGATAACCACCATTGTTGATACGATTGCTGTAGTAAATGTTATATCCCATTACTCTTTCTGTGGCTCCAATGAGAttaaccatttcttctgtgaCCCCAATGCACTGCTAAAACTGTCCTGCAGTGATATCAAGAACTTTGAAATAATAGTACTTACTGAAGGAGTTTTTATGGGTGTTGCCCCATTTCTATTAACCCTGTTATCCTACATATTTATCATTGTCGCCATCCTGAAAATCCGTTCTTCTGAAGGGAGAAACAAAGCCTTCTCTACCTgctcctcccacttaaccattgtTCTTATTTTCTATGGTACTGTAACAGTCGTCTACATGAGCCCAAGCTCAATGTTTACACCAGAGCAAGATAAAATATTTGCCCTTCTATACACGGTATTCATTCCCATGCTAAACCCCTTAATTTATAGCATGAGAAATAAGGAAGTAAAAAATGCCCTGAGAAATCTCATCTTTAGAAAATAA